From one Chromatiales bacterium genomic stretch:
- a CDS encoding dimethyl sulfoxide reductase anchor subunit has translation MHPALSIIFFTTASGAGFGLFAILSLYSLFGTLDAKPFVIMCAMGLILIILGLFSSTLHLANPKNAWRAFSRFKTSWLAREAVMAIAFFPVVSLWMLGWWLGVAEQAYALWVIACLFTLVLAMATVFSTGMIYACLKTIPQWNNAMTPLNYILLSLMTGSLLMSATLNETDTFADTILVLSLTLIIISAISKLIYYTWLGTPQGSTIATATGFTRGAVRLLDVGHTSGTFLTDEFGYVITKNRSLLLRVAVFVMAFVLPALLLIGTILKIGTPIPLILIALLSSLIGVLIERWLFFAEARHVVNLYHGTANA, from the coding sequence ATGCATCCGGCGCTGTCAATTATATTCTTTACCACAGCCTCTGGCGCAGGATTCGGTTTGTTCGCTATACTATCGCTTTATTCCTTATTTGGAACCCTCGACGCTAAGCCATTTGTAATAATGTGTGCTATGGGTTTGATATTGATTATTTTAGGTTTATTTTCTTCTACCCTGCACTTAGCAAATCCCAAGAATGCCTGGCGAGCATTCAGCCGTTTCAAAACATCGTGGCTAGCGCGAGAAGCAGTCATGGCAATTGCGTTCTTCCCTGTTGTATCGCTGTGGATGCTTGGTTGGTGGTTAGGTGTTGCCGAGCAAGCGTATGCTTTATGGGTCATTGCCTGCCTGTTTACCCTGGTCTTAGCAATGGCTACGGTTTTTTCGACAGGTATGATTTATGCTTGTCTAAAAACTATTCCACAATGGAATAATGCAATGACGCCGCTAAATTATATTCTGCTATCCCTGATGACCGGAAGTCTGCTAATGTCGGCAACACTGAATGAAACGGATACCTTTGCTGATACTATTTTAGTCCTTTCCTTAACGCTTATAATAATATCTGCAATATCGAAACTTATTTATTACACCTGGCTTGGTACTCCCCAAGGTTCAACCATTGCTACCGCAACCGGTTTCACACGCGGTGCGGTACGACTGTTGGATGTAGGACATACCTCTGGAACCTTCTTAACTGATGAGTTTGGTTATGTCATCACAAAAAACAGAAGTTTGTTGTTACGCGTAGCAGTTTTTGTTATGGCTTTTGTGTTGCCAGCATTGCTGTTGATTGGCACAATCCTAAAAATAGGCACTCCAATACCTTTAATACTCATTGCCCTGCTATCTTCTCTAATAGGTGTCTTAATCGAACGTTGGTTATTTTTTGCTGAAGCGCGCCATGTGGTCAATCTATACCACGGCACAGCTAATGCTTGA
- a CDS encoding 4Fe-4S dicluster domain-containing protein has translation MKLGLVIDLDTCVGCNACAVACKQWNTSGTTGPLTDYNPYGKDPSGVWFNRIRNYEVGDYPDSKTVHFPMSCMHCEDADCVTVCPTGASYKRPEDGIVLVDQEKCMGCNYCAWACPYGARELDREDGVMKKCTLCIDRIYDTELDEAERQPACVLTCPTHARFFGDFDDAESEVSKIIRQRGGTQLMPELNYNPVNRYLPPREVKPTPQYSKITSENSDDEGLVGKIKHWINRTIDY, from the coding sequence GTGAAGCTAGGCTTAGTAATAGATTTAGATACTTGCGTAGGATGCAATGCTTGTGCGGTTGCCTGTAAACAGTGGAACACCTCTGGAACAACCGGGCCACTCACCGACTATAATCCGTACGGGAAGGATCCATCGGGCGTATGGTTTAACCGCATTCGTAACTACGAAGTCGGTGATTATCCAGACAGCAAAACAGTTCACTTTCCGATGTCGTGCATGCACTGTGAAGATGCTGATTGTGTTACCGTCTGCCCCACAGGTGCTTCGTATAAACGACCAGAGGACGGTATCGTTTTAGTTGATCAAGAGAAATGTATGGGTTGCAATTACTGTGCTTGGGCGTGCCCTTACGGCGCACGCGAGTTAGATCGAGAAGATGGCGTTATGAAAAAATGTACGCTTTGCATAGACCGCATTTACGACACTGAATTGGACGAAGCAGAACGCCAACCGGCTTGTGTTCTCACCTGTCCTACGCATGCTCGTTTTTTCGGCGACTTTGACGATGCCGAATCGGAAGTATCCAAAATCATCCGACAACGCGGTGGAACACAACTCATGCCCGAACTCAATTATAATCCGGTTAATAGATATTTACCGCCGCGCGAAGTTAAACCAACACCACAGTACTCAAAAATAACTTCAGAGAATAGCGACGACGAAGGATTAGTCGGCAAGATCAAACACTGGATTAACCGAACAATAGATTATTAA